GGCGCAGGCTGCAGAGACGCTGGCCTCGATGGGCCTGACCGTCTCGGATGCGATTCGGGTGTTTCTGACCCGTGTAGTCGCCGACCAGGAGCTGCCGTTCGCGCTCAAGGCGCCCAACGCCACCAGCCGCATCGCCATCGCCGAGGCCAACGAG
This sequence is a window from Serpentinimonas maccroryi. Protein-coding genes within it:
- a CDS encoding type II toxin-antitoxin system RelB/DinJ family antitoxin codes for the protein MAATTTMIHVRVDENIKAQAAETLASMGLTVSDAIRVFLTRVVADQELPFALKAPNATSRIAIAEANEIIKSRRARFATADAMLNDLEEASRK